A window from Canis lupus familiaris isolate Mischka breed German Shepherd chromosome 18, alternate assembly UU_Cfam_GSD_1.0, whole genome shotgun sequence encodes these proteins:
- the UPP1 gene encoding uridine phosphorylase 1 isoform X2 → MILSLHLLSHSTGGFFSESKPAPHPCLFTCGRWRSPGERMASSGSQTKTRGNHSGHFVQPANPNVATMPEDVLYHLSLSTSTHDLPAMFGDVKFVCVGGSPTRMEAFAKYMAKELGLDHPGAEYPNICAGTDRYAMFKVGPVLSVSHGIGIPSTSVMLHEVIKLLYHARCSDVTVIRIGTSGGIGLEPGSVVVTQQAVDASFSPMFEQMVLGKRVVQRTDLDQELAKELMQCATDLPEFPTVLAKTMCTSDFYEGQGRLDGALCSYTEKDKQDYLRAAHAAGIRNIEMESSVLAAMCSACGIPVAVVCVTLLNRLDGDQVSSPHDVLVKYQQRPQRLVSHFIKKRLAATGTLKA, encoded by the exons atg ATACTAAGTCTCCATTTGCTGTCCCACAG CACCGGGGGCTTCTTTTCCGAGAGCAAACCGGCTCCGCATCCCTGCCTGTTCACCTGTGGCCGCTGGAGGAGTCCAG GTGAGAGAATGGCTTCCTCGGGGTCCCAGACAAAGACACGTGGCAATCACAG TGGCCACTTCGTACAACCTGCCAACCCAAACGTAGCGACGATGCCGGAGGACGTCCTGTACCACCTGAGCCTCAGCACCAGCACGCATGACCTCCCTGCCATGTTCGGGGACGTGAAG TTCGTGTGTGTCGGGGGCAGCCCTACTCGGATGGAGGCCTTCGCCAAGTACATGGCCAAGGAGCTGGGCCTTGACCACCCAGGTGCTGAGTATCCCAACATCTGCGCGGGGACCGACCGCTATGCCATGTTCAAAGTGGGACCCGTGCTGTCTGTGAGC CACGGCATCGGCATCCCCTCCACGTCCGTCATGCTGCACGAGGTCATCAAGCTGCTGTACCACGCCCGCTGCTCCGACGTCACCGTCATCCGCATCGGCACGTCTGGCGGGATCG GTCTGGAGCCTGGCTCCGTGGTCGTCACCCAGCAGGCGGTGGATGCCTCCTTCTCGCCCATGTTTGAGCAGATGGTCTTGGGGAAGCGGGTGGTTCAGAGGACAGACCTGGACCAGGAGCTGGCGAAGGAGCTGATGCAGTGCGCCACAGACCTGCCGGAGTTCCCCACGGTCCTGGCCAAGACCATGTGCACCTCAGACTTCTATGAAG GCCAAGGCCGTCTGGACGGCGCTCTCTGCTCCTACACCGAGAAGGACAAGCAGGACTACCTGCGGGCGGCCCACGCGGCCGGCATCCGCAACATCGAGATGGAGTCTTCAGTCTTGGCTGCCATGTGCAGCGCGTGTGGCATCCCAG TGGCCGTGGTGTGTGTCACTCTGCTCAACCGCCTGGACGGGGACCAGGTCAGTAGCCCGCATGACGTGCTGGTCAAGTACCAGCAGCGGCCACAGCGCCTCGTGAGCCACTTCATCAAGAAGCGCCTCGCGGCCACCGGGACCCTGAAAGCCTAA
- the UPP1 gene encoding uridine phosphorylase 1 isoform X1 has protein sequence MGGGAAYRDLCRPCQPLRSAASEKDAVSPWAGLPGVLLLFPGEGSEILAVLITRSTRNTPRGERMASSGSQTKTRGNHSGHFVQPANPNVATMPEDVLYHLSLSTSTHDLPAMFGDVKFVCVGGSPTRMEAFAKYMAKELGLDHPGAEYPNICAGTDRYAMFKVGPVLSVSHGIGIPSTSVMLHEVIKLLYHARCSDVTVIRIGTSGGIGLEPGSVVVTQQAVDASFSPMFEQMVLGKRVVQRTDLDQELAKELMQCATDLPEFPTVLAKTMCTSDFYEGQGRLDGALCSYTEKDKQDYLRAAHAAGIRNIEMESSVLAAMCSACGIPVAVVCVTLLNRLDGDQVSSPHDVLVKYQQRPQRLVSHFIKKRLAATGTLKA, from the exons atggggggtggagcAGCCTACAGGGACCTGTGCCGCCCTTGTCAGCCTCTGAGGTCTGCGGCCAGTGAGAAGGATGCTGTGTCACCCTGGGCGGGACTGCCCGGTGTACTGCTGCTCTTCCCAGGTGAGGGCAGCGAGATCCTGGCTGTCCTCATCACCCGGAGTACTAGAAACACACCCAGAG GTGAGAGAATGGCTTCCTCGGGGTCCCAGACAAAGACACGTGGCAATCACAG TGGCCACTTCGTACAACCTGCCAACCCAAACGTAGCGACGATGCCGGAGGACGTCCTGTACCACCTGAGCCTCAGCACCAGCACGCATGACCTCCCTGCCATGTTCGGGGACGTGAAG TTCGTGTGTGTCGGGGGCAGCCCTACTCGGATGGAGGCCTTCGCCAAGTACATGGCCAAGGAGCTGGGCCTTGACCACCCAGGTGCTGAGTATCCCAACATCTGCGCGGGGACCGACCGCTATGCCATGTTCAAAGTGGGACCCGTGCTGTCTGTGAGC CACGGCATCGGCATCCCCTCCACGTCCGTCATGCTGCACGAGGTCATCAAGCTGCTGTACCACGCCCGCTGCTCCGACGTCACCGTCATCCGCATCGGCACGTCTGGCGGGATCG GTCTGGAGCCTGGCTCCGTGGTCGTCACCCAGCAGGCGGTGGATGCCTCCTTCTCGCCCATGTTTGAGCAGATGGTCTTGGGGAAGCGGGTGGTTCAGAGGACAGACCTGGACCAGGAGCTGGCGAAGGAGCTGATGCAGTGCGCCACAGACCTGCCGGAGTTCCCCACGGTCCTGGCCAAGACCATGTGCACCTCAGACTTCTATGAAG GCCAAGGCCGTCTGGACGGCGCTCTCTGCTCCTACACCGAGAAGGACAAGCAGGACTACCTGCGGGCGGCCCACGCGGCCGGCATCCGCAACATCGAGATGGAGTCTTCAGTCTTGGCTGCCATGTGCAGCGCGTGTGGCATCCCAG TGGCCGTGGTGTGTGTCACTCTGCTCAACCGCCTGGACGGGGACCAGGTCAGTAGCCCGCATGACGTGCTGGTCAAGTACCAGCAGCGGCCACAGCGCCTCGTGAGCCACTTCATCAAGAAGCGCCTCGCGGCCACCGGGACCCTGAAAGCCTAA
- the UPP1 gene encoding uridine phosphorylase 1 isoform X3, with the protein MASSGSQTKTRGNHSGHFVQPANPNVATMPEDVLYHLSLSTSTHDLPAMFGDVKFVCVGGSPTRMEAFAKYMAKELGLDHPGAEYPNICAGTDRYAMFKVGPVLSVSHGIGIPSTSVMLHEVIKLLYHARCSDVTVIRIGTSGGIGLEPGSVVVTQQAVDASFSPMFEQMVLGKRVVQRTDLDQELAKELMQCATDLPEFPTVLAKTMCTSDFYEGQGRLDGALCSYTEKDKQDYLRAAHAAGIRNIEMESSVLAAMCSACGIPVAVVCVTLLNRLDGDQVSSPHDVLVKYQQRPQRLVSHFIKKRLAATGTLKA; encoded by the exons ATGGCTTCCTCGGGGTCCCAGACAAAGACACGTGGCAATCACAG TGGCCACTTCGTACAACCTGCCAACCCAAACGTAGCGACGATGCCGGAGGACGTCCTGTACCACCTGAGCCTCAGCACCAGCACGCATGACCTCCCTGCCATGTTCGGGGACGTGAAG TTCGTGTGTGTCGGGGGCAGCCCTACTCGGATGGAGGCCTTCGCCAAGTACATGGCCAAGGAGCTGGGCCTTGACCACCCAGGTGCTGAGTATCCCAACATCTGCGCGGGGACCGACCGCTATGCCATGTTCAAAGTGGGACCCGTGCTGTCTGTGAGC CACGGCATCGGCATCCCCTCCACGTCCGTCATGCTGCACGAGGTCATCAAGCTGCTGTACCACGCCCGCTGCTCCGACGTCACCGTCATCCGCATCGGCACGTCTGGCGGGATCG GTCTGGAGCCTGGCTCCGTGGTCGTCACCCAGCAGGCGGTGGATGCCTCCTTCTCGCCCATGTTTGAGCAGATGGTCTTGGGGAAGCGGGTGGTTCAGAGGACAGACCTGGACCAGGAGCTGGCGAAGGAGCTGATGCAGTGCGCCACAGACCTGCCGGAGTTCCCCACGGTCCTGGCCAAGACCATGTGCACCTCAGACTTCTATGAAG GCCAAGGCCGTCTGGACGGCGCTCTCTGCTCCTACACCGAGAAGGACAAGCAGGACTACCTGCGGGCGGCCCACGCGGCCGGCATCCGCAACATCGAGATGGAGTCTTCAGTCTTGGCTGCCATGTGCAGCGCGTGTGGCATCCCAG TGGCCGTGGTGTGTGTCACTCTGCTCAACCGCCTGGACGGGGACCAGGTCAGTAGCCCGCATGACGTGCTGGTCAAGTACCAGCAGCGGCCACAGCGCCTCGTGAGCCACTTCATCAAGAAGCGCCTCGCGGCCACCGGGACCCTGAAAGCCTAA